One genomic region from Pseudoduganella dura encodes:
- a CDS encoding NUDIX hydrolase — MPQLHPCPDDDGNPVVIRIPSTPTAPASWLDPARLATVLPGGALPDAVNGIPLAPWTAVPDTPAGWTALADRSLLEEPPFVPPAGMCAAAGTVIVEDDGRVWLVAPSNRYGGYSATFPKGRADSGAGLHCTALRETFEEAGLQVQLVAFLADCRRTLTFTRYYIARRLGGTPAAMGWETQAVHLVPIAQLDRVAVHLNDYPVIKAAREWIESHRR; from the coding sequence ATGCCCCAACTGCACCCCTGCCCGGACGACGACGGCAACCCCGTCGTCATCCGCATTCCCTCCACGCCGACCGCGCCCGCATCGTGGCTGGACCCGGCCCGGCTCGCGACGGTATTGCCTGGCGGCGCCCTGCCGGACGCGGTCAACGGCATTCCCCTGGCACCGTGGACCGCCGTGCCGGACACGCCGGCCGGATGGACGGCGCTGGCCGACCGCTCGCTGCTGGAAGAACCGCCCTTCGTTCCGCCTGCCGGCATGTGCGCGGCGGCCGGCACGGTGATCGTCGAGGATGACGGGCGCGTGTGGCTCGTCGCGCCATCGAACCGCTATGGCGGCTACAGCGCCACGTTCCCGAAAGGGCGCGCCGATTCCGGCGCCGGCCTGCACTGCACGGCGCTCCGCGAGACCTTCGAGGAGGCGGGCTTGCAGGTCCAGCTCGTGGCCTTCCTGGCCGACTGCCGGCGGACACTGACCTTCACGCGGTACTACATCGCCCGACGCCTCGGCGGCACGCCGGCCGCGATGGGCTGGGAAACGCAGGCGGTACACCTGGTGCCCATCGCGCAGCTGGACCGGGTGGCGGTACACCTGAACGATTATCCCGTGATCAAGGCGGCGCGGGAATGGATCGAATCGCACCGGCGCTGA
- a CDS encoding tyrosinase family protein, with the protein MSTFSRREFLKTGGLAAGLVLLPSVGAAAQNCVMTRYSLASNKGRRMLQTYADSVWRMNNPLTQPEASPRSWMFQWYTHMVRGDRGKAAELSRVYPLGGTAMALANEMWNTCQSHLGQPQQYFLPWHRMYLRYLEEIVRAVSGDPCFTMPYWDYTDPAQQALPVEFRQRFHPRWGALYREERYPEINAGTPLPAGRAGFGLNLDCMKSGSYNPFNGDAGFCANIDGMVHGAAHLDIGTQLGMATVPWAASDPVFWVHHCNIDRIWASWNRLGGRNPSDPAFLDKAFVFANGGGTRAETQIRDAVSVPAAAYDTYLSRPPGSLPFQGAASQGRQASTRNRNSRPRWRRTRPGWMATSISATRRRPWRWSPAPPSTASRPARRPRGGGPAPRSSCRSRDAPPPVSCRSPSTSTCTAPATAR; encoded by the coding sequence ATGTCGACATTTTCGCGCCGGGAGTTCCTGAAGACGGGCGGGCTGGCTGCCGGCCTCGTGCTGCTGCCTTCCGTGGGCGCCGCGGCGCAGAACTGCGTCATGACACGTTACAGCCTCGCCAGCAACAAGGGCAGGCGGATGCTCCAGACCTATGCGGACAGCGTCTGGCGGATGAACAATCCGCTGACGCAACCGGAAGCGAGCCCGCGTTCCTGGATGTTCCAGTGGTACACGCACATGGTGCGCGGCGACCGCGGCAAGGCTGCCGAGCTCAGCCGGGTTTATCCCCTCGGCGGCACCGCGATGGCGCTGGCCAACGAAATGTGGAACACCTGCCAGTCGCATCTCGGGCAGCCGCAACAATACTTCCTGCCATGGCACCGGATGTATCTCCGTTACCTGGAGGAAATCGTCCGAGCGGTTTCCGGCGATCCGTGTTTCACGATGCCTTACTGGGACTACACCGATCCCGCGCAGCAGGCGTTGCCCGTCGAATTCAGGCAACGCTTCCATCCCCGCTGGGGCGCGCTGTACCGCGAGGAGCGGTATCCGGAAATCAATGCGGGCACGCCGCTGCCCGCGGGCCGGGCCGGGTTCGGCCTCAATCTCGACTGCATGAAGTCGGGCAGTTACAACCCCTTCAATGGCGACGCCGGCTTTTGCGCGAACATCGACGGCATGGTGCATGGCGCGGCCCACCTCGATATCGGCACGCAGCTCGGCATGGCCACCGTGCCCTGGGCCGCCAGCGATCCGGTATTCTGGGTTCACCACTGCAATATCGACCGCATCTGGGCCAGCTGGAACCGCCTGGGCGGTCGTAATCCCTCCGATCCGGCATTCCTCGACAAGGCCTTCGTGTTTGCCAACGGCGGCGGCACGCGGGCCGAAACACAGATCCGCGACGCCGTTTCCGTGCCCGCGGCCGCTTACGATACCTACCTGAGCCGTCCGCCGGGAAGCCTGCCTTTCCAGGGCGCGGCAAGCCAGGGGCGGCAAGCCTCGACGCGGAACAGAAACAGCCGGCCGCGCTGGAGACGAACGAGGCCGGGGTGGATGGCAACATCGATATCGGCAACGCGCCGGCGACCGTGGCGCTGGTCGCCGGCGCCGCCCTCGACCGCGAGCCGCCCGGCTCGCAGGCCCCGTGGCGGCGGCCCGGCGCCCAGGTCATCGTGTCGATCGAGGGACGCACCGCCACCGGTTTCGTGCCGGTCGCCTTCAACGTCTACCTGCACGGCACCCGCAACGGCCCGCTGA
- a CDS encoding lactate permease LctP family transporter, translating into MQAWNQVYAPLGSLGLSALAAAVPIIFFFAALAVLRMKGHVAGAITLALALSVAVLAYDMPVPQALASAGYGFAYGLWPIAWIIITAVFLYKVVERTGQLAVIRASILAITDDQRLQMLLIGFSFGAFLEGAAGFGAPVAITAALLVGLGFNPLYAAGMCLIANTAPVAFGAMGIPIIVAGQVTGIDAMHIGAMAGRQLPLLSLFVPFWLVFMMDGLRGVKEVWPGALVAGGSFAVTQYLTSNFIGPELPDITSALVSLVSLTLLLKVWQPATAKNAARGMVTAGGAAALSGFGGGAAAGGQPAGRTRSPYTLARTVRAWAPFGILTAIVTLWSLPVFKALFAKGPLAWTVLKVPVPFLDQLVIKTAPIVTAPKAYEAVYKLDILSAVGTPILITGVISMLLLGMKPADGLRAFRDTLVELRRPVLSIGLVLAFAFVANYSGMSSTLALVLAGTGVAFPFFSPFLGWLGVFLTGSDTSSNALFCSLQSTTAHQIGVSDTLMVAANTTGGVTGKMISPQSIAVACAATGLVGRESELFRFTLRHSLMFAVIVGIMTMLQAYVFTGMIPH; encoded by the coding sequence ATGCAGGCCTGGAATCAAGTCTACGCGCCGCTCGGCAGCCTGGGATTGTCGGCGCTGGCGGCGGCGGTACCCATCATCTTCTTCTTTGCCGCGCTGGCGGTGCTGCGCATGAAAGGCCACGTGGCCGGCGCGATCACGCTGGCACTGGCACTGTCCGTCGCCGTCCTTGCCTATGACATGCCGGTGCCGCAGGCGCTGGCTTCGGCCGGCTACGGCTTCGCTTATGGCCTGTGGCCGATTGCCTGGATCATCATCACCGCGGTGTTCCTGTACAAGGTGGTCGAACGCACCGGCCAGCTGGCGGTGATCCGCGCGTCGATACTGGCCATCACCGACGACCAGCGGTTGCAGATGCTGCTGATCGGCTTTTCCTTCGGCGCTTTCCTGGAAGGGGCTGCAGGCTTCGGTGCGCCGGTGGCGATTACCGCCGCGCTGCTGGTCGGCCTGGGCTTCAATCCGCTGTACGCGGCGGGCATGTGCCTGATCGCCAACACCGCGCCGGTGGCGTTCGGCGCGATGGGGATTCCCATCATCGTGGCGGGGCAGGTCACCGGCATCGACGCGATGCACATCGGCGCCATGGCGGGCCGCCAGTTGCCGCTGCTGTCGCTGTTCGTGCCGTTCTGGCTCGTGTTCATGATGGACGGCCTGCGCGGCGTGAAGGAGGTATGGCCGGGCGCGCTGGTCGCCGGCGGCAGTTTCGCCGTCACGCAATACCTCACTTCGAACTTCATCGGCCCGGAACTGCCGGACATCACGTCCGCGCTGGTCAGCCTGGTGTCGTTGACGCTGCTGCTGAAAGTCTGGCAGCCGGCCACGGCGAAGAACGCCGCCCGCGGCATGGTGACGGCGGGCGGCGCGGCCGCGTTGTCCGGCTTCGGCGGCGGCGCGGCGGCGGGTGGACAGCCGGCCGGGCGTACCCGTTCCCCCTACACGCTGGCACGGACGGTGCGCGCCTGGGCGCCGTTCGGCATCCTGACGGCGATCGTCACGCTCTGGAGCCTGCCGGTATTCAAGGCGCTGTTCGCCAAGGGCCCGCTGGCCTGGACGGTACTGAAGGTGCCCGTGCCGTTCCTCGACCAGCTGGTCATCAAGACCGCGCCCATCGTGACCGCGCCGAAGGCATACGAAGCCGTGTACAAGCTCGACATCCTGTCGGCTGTCGGCACGCCGATCCTGATCACCGGCGTGATCTCCATGCTCCTGCTGGGCATGAAGCCGGCCGACGGCCTGCGCGCCTTCAGGGATACGCTGGTGGAACTGCGCCGTCCCGTGCTGTCGATCGGCCTGGTACTGGCATTCGCATTCGTCGCCAACTATTCCGGCATGTCGTCCACGCTGGCCCTGGTACTGGCCGGCACCGGGGTCGCGTTCCCGTTCTTCTCGCCGTTCCTCGGCTGGCTCGGCGTGTTCCTGACCGGTTCGGACACGTCGTCGAACGCGCTGTTCTGCTCGCTGCAAAGCACCACCGCCCACCAGATCGGCGTATCCGATACGCTGATGGTCGCCGCCAACACCACGGGCGGCGTGACGGGCAAGATGATCTCGCCGCAGTCCATCGCCGTGGCGTGCGCGGCGACGGGGCTGGTGGGCCGCGAATCGGAACTGTTCCGCTTCACGCTCAGGCACAGCCTGATGTTCGCGGTCATCGTCGGCATCATGACGATGTTGCAGGCCTATGTGTTCACGGGGATGATTCCACATTAG
- the glcF gene encoding glycolate oxidase subunit GlcF, which yields MQTNLAPQYRETPEGQEAEAILRQCVHCGFCTATCPTYQLLGDELDGPRGRIYLIKQVLEGATPGPSTQLHLDRCLTCRNCETTCPSGVQYGRLLDIGRHLVDRQVARPAAQRAARTLLREVLPRALVFKPLMRAGQWLRPALPAALRAKVARPAPAGEWPRSGHARKMLLLDGCVQPSMAPNINAATARVFDALGIELVIAPKAGCCGAIRYHLNDQAGGLDDMRRNIDAWWPLVEAGAEAIVMTASGCGATVKEYGHLLRHDAAYAGKAGRISALTKDVSEILCGFQDALVELINGRTGAGQEHKVAFHPPCTLQHGQQIRGKVEGLLRAVGIDVRLCADSHLCCGSAGTYSLLQPELSGQLRERKLAALHATGADEIVSANIGCQSHLQGGTAMPVGHWIELLDRLSSRSRGPSAASPGTTIPGA from the coding sequence ATGCAAACGAATCTCGCTCCCCAATACAGGGAAACGCCGGAAGGGCAGGAAGCCGAAGCGATCCTGCGCCAGTGCGTGCATTGCGGCTTTTGCACGGCCACGTGCCCCACCTACCAGCTGCTTGGCGACGAACTCGACGGCCCACGCGGCCGCATCTACCTGATCAAGCAGGTGCTGGAAGGCGCCACGCCCGGGCCTTCCACGCAACTGCACCTGGACCGCTGCCTCACGTGCCGCAACTGCGAAACCACGTGCCCGTCCGGCGTGCAGTACGGCAGGCTGCTCGACATCGGGCGTCATCTCGTCGACCGGCAGGTGGCGCGGCCGGCCGCGCAGCGCGCCGCCCGCACGCTGCTGCGGGAAGTCCTGCCGCGCGCGCTGGTGTTCAAACCCCTGATGCGGGCGGGCCAATGGCTGCGGCCGGCGTTGCCCGCCGCGCTGCGCGCCAAGGTCGCGCGCCCGGCCCCGGCGGGGGAGTGGCCCCGCTCCGGCCACGCCCGCAAGATGCTGCTGCTCGATGGCTGCGTGCAGCCGTCGATGGCGCCGAACATCAATGCGGCTACCGCACGGGTGTTCGATGCGCTCGGTATCGAGCTGGTCATTGCTCCGAAGGCGGGTTGTTGCGGCGCCATCCGCTACCACCTGAACGACCAGGCCGGCGGGCTGGACGACATGCGGCGCAACATCGATGCGTGGTGGCCGCTGGTGGAGGCGGGCGCCGAAGCCATCGTGATGACGGCATCGGGCTGCGGCGCCACCGTCAAGGAATACGGACACCTGCTGCGGCACGACGCCGCGTATGCCGGCAAGGCCGGCCGCATTTCCGCGCTGACGAAGGACGTCAGCGAAATCCTCTGCGGCTTCCAGGATGCGCTGGTGGAGCTGATCAACGGGCGGACCGGTGCCGGGCAGGAGCACAAGGTAGCGTTTCATCCGCCATGCACGCTGCAGCACGGCCAGCAGATCCGCGGCAAGGTGGAAGGATTGCTGCGCGCGGTGGGCATCGACGTGCGGCTGTGCGCGGACAGCCACCTGTGCTGCGGTTCGGCCGGCACCTACTCGCTGCTGCAGCCGGAATTGTCCGGCCAGCTGCGCGAGCGCAAGCTGGCGGCGCTGCATGCCACCGGAGCCGACGAGATCGTGTCGGCCAATATCGGTTGCCAGAGCCATCTGCAGGGCGGCACGGCGATGCCGGTCGGGCACTGGATCGAACTGCTCGACCGGCTGTCGAGCCGATCCCGTGGACCATCCGCCGCTTCCCCGGGAACGACCATACCCGGCGCCTGA
- a CDS encoding LysR substrate-binding domain-containing protein gives MPKRFPPVHALVAFEAAAHSGSFAVAANQLCITPSALSHRIRLLEEFVGDRLFIRDGRAPALTPFGRSYLDVVCTALQTLTDFPMPGRASPAQPRIKLTVPPTFARYLLLPKLAGFTAAHPDIVVDVFLSVPLYDLSLSESDLEVRFGAGRYPDLETVKLMEEPAFPVASPAYLERIGGIASPRDLSKATLLRSALEPWKSWFEVAGLDWQEPATGLRVDDLGLLLEAVRLGQGVGLTRQHFAQEMIDRGEVVELFDIRLASPPHAYYMVYEQGAKRRPEVQLFIDWLLAAYSAT, from the coding sequence ATGCCAAAACGATTTCCACCTGTCCATGCGCTGGTCGCCTTCGAGGCCGCCGCGCATTCCGGCTCCTTCGCGGTGGCGGCCAACCAGCTGTGCATCACGCCGTCCGCGCTGTCGCACCGTATCCGCCTGCTGGAGGAATTCGTCGGCGATCGCCTGTTCATCCGCGATGGCCGGGCGCCGGCGCTCACGCCGTTCGGCCGCAGCTATCTCGATGTCGTCTGCACGGCGTTGCAAACCCTGACCGATTTCCCGATGCCGGGCCGCGCCTCGCCGGCGCAGCCGCGCATCAAGCTCACCGTGCCGCCCACGTTCGCCCGCTACCTGCTGCTGCCGAAGCTGGCCGGCTTTACCGCCGCGCATCCGGACATCGTGGTGGACGTGTTCCTGTCCGTGCCGTTGTACGACCTGAGCCTGTCCGAATCGGACCTGGAAGTGCGCTTCGGCGCCGGCAGGTATCCCGACCTGGAAACCGTCAAGCTGATGGAAGAGCCGGCCTTTCCGGTGGCCAGTCCCGCCTACCTCGAACGTATCGGCGGCATCGCCAGCCCGCGGGACTTGTCGAAGGCCACCTTGCTGCGCTCGGCGCTGGAACCGTGGAAATCGTGGTTCGAGGTGGCCGGCCTGGATTGGCAGGAGCCCGCCACGGGCCTGCGCGTGGACGATCTCGGCCTGTTGCTGGAAGCCGTTCGGCTCGGCCAGGGCGTCGGCCTCACGCGCCAGCACTTCGCGCAGGAAATGATCGACAGGGGCGAGGTGGTCGAGCTGTTCGACATCCGCCTGGCGTCGCCGCCGCACGCGTACTACATGGTGTACGAGCAGGGCGCGAAACGGCGCCCCGAAGTGCAGCTGTTCATCGACTGGCTGCTGGCGGCGTATTCGGCTACATGA
- a CDS encoding ThuA domain-containing protein — MKPFLITVAAATVLVAAGDTHADSQFKLLVLAMPGKYHYEYIPIARDSLERLAKLHSFEVTYTNKPGVFDGDLAQYGAVMFLNTPGEELNPAQRAKFEAYMRGGGNAVVVHRAAITPPNGWVWYEKLVGRSVGPHPMLQTGVVTVVDKGFPAAFGLPDRWIWSDEFYVTTNPYDVKINTVLGVDESSYDPTRIWPGQSVQPMGKDHPIAWYHHVEKGRVFVTTLGHNGEMYRDPQYLGHLVGGIYWAAIGKGQVGGAVRQ; from the coding sequence GTGAAACCTTTTTTGATCACCGTGGCCGCGGCCACGGTATTGGTGGCCGCCGGCGATACGCACGCCGACAGCCAGTTCAAGCTGCTCGTGCTGGCCATGCCGGGCAAGTACCACTACGAATACATCCCGATCGCACGCGACAGCCTGGAACGGCTGGCGAAACTGCACTCGTTCGAAGTCACGTATACGAACAAGCCCGGCGTGTTCGACGGCGATCTGGCACAGTATGGCGCCGTGATGTTCCTGAATACGCCCGGCGAGGAACTGAACCCGGCGCAGCGTGCGAAATTCGAGGCGTACATGCGCGGCGGTGGCAACGCTGTCGTCGTGCACCGCGCCGCCATCACGCCGCCAAACGGATGGGTGTGGTACGAAAAACTGGTGGGACGGAGCGTCGGGCCGCATCCGATGCTGCAGACCGGTGTCGTCACGGTCGTCGACAAGGGTTTTCCCGCCGCGTTCGGCCTGCCCGACCGGTGGATCTGGAGCGACGAGTTCTATGTGACCACCAATCCCTACGATGTGAAGATCAACACGGTACTGGGTGTCGACGAGAGCAGCTACGATCCGACGAGGATCTGGCCGGGACAATCGGTGCAGCCAATGGGCAAGGATCATCCGATCGCCTGGTACCACCACGTGGAAAAGGGCCGCGTGTTCGTCACGACGCTCGGGCACAACGGCGAAATGTATCGCGATCCGCAATACCTGGGGCACCTGGTGGGAGGGATCTACTGGGCGGCGATCGGCAAGGGGCAGGTCGGCGGCGCTGTCCGGCAATGA
- the glcE gene encoding glycolate oxidase subunit GlcE, with the protein MDDILDSFRERVLRAGRDRAPLRLRGGGSKDWYGRPPKGALLETAGYRGIASYEPTELVITARCGTPLAEVEAVLAGQGQMLAFEPPHFGPATIGGVVASGLAGPRRQAAGAVRDFVLGATLMDGRGEVLRFGGQVMKNVAGYDVSRLLAGSLGMLGLILEVSLKVLPLPAAESTLRLALDQEAALRHLNAWAGQPLPLSASAWHDGMLAVRLSGAGAAVEAAARRLGGEALPAAAAEAFWRDIREQRHAFFDPAAPLWRLSVPTAAPVLAHGGPQLIEWGGGQRWLRADDAPEAIRALAAQHGGHATQYRGAARHDVFHPLAPAIHAIHRNLKKAFDPAGIFNPGRMYGDL; encoded by the coding sequence ATGGACGACATTCTGGACAGCTTTCGTGAACGCGTGCTGCGCGCCGGGCGGGACAGGGCGCCGCTGCGCCTGCGCGGCGGCGGCAGCAAGGACTGGTACGGCCGCCCGCCCAAAGGCGCGCTGCTGGAAACGGCCGGCTACCGCGGCATCGCCAGCTACGAGCCGACCGAGCTGGTGATCACCGCGCGCTGCGGCACGCCGCTCGCCGAGGTGGAGGCGGTGCTGGCCGGGCAGGGGCAGATGCTGGCCTTCGAGCCGCCGCACTTCGGCCCCGCCACCATCGGCGGCGTGGTGGCGAGCGGCCTGGCCGGGCCGCGCCGCCAGGCCGCCGGCGCGGTGCGCGACTTCGTGCTGGGCGCCACGTTGATGGATGGGCGCGGCGAAGTGCTGCGGTTCGGCGGCCAGGTCATGAAGAACGTGGCGGGTTACGACGTTTCGCGCCTGCTGGCCGGATCGCTGGGCATGCTGGGGCTGATACTGGAGGTGTCGCTGAAGGTGCTGCCCCTGCCCGCGGCCGAAAGCACGTTGCGCCTGGCGCTCGACCAGGAAGCCGCGCTGCGGCACCTGAACGCCTGGGCGGGGCAGCCGTTGCCGCTGTCGGCCAGTGCCTGGCACGACGGCATGCTGGCCGTGCGCCTGTCCGGCGCCGGGGCGGCCGTGGAAGCGGCCGCGCGCCGCCTCGGCGGCGAGGCGCTGCCCGCGGCGGCGGCCGAAGCATTCTGGCGCGATATCCGCGAACAGCGCCACGCCTTCTTCGACCCCGCCGCGCCGCTGTGGCGGCTGTCGGTGCCCACCGCGGCCCCGGTGCTGGCGCACGGGGGCCCGCAACTGATCGAATGGGGCGGCGGCCAGCGCTGGCTGCGAGCCGACGATGCACCGGAAGCCATCCGCGCGCTGGCCGCGCAGCACGGCGGCCATGCCACCCAGTACCGCGGCGCCGCGCGGCACGACGTGTTCCATCCGCTGGCGCCGGCCATCCACGCGATCCACCGCAACCTGAAAAAAGCATTCGACCCGGCCGGCATCTTCAACCCCGGCCGCATGTACGGAGACCTGTGA
- a CDS encoding alpha/beta hydrolase, which yields MPKQAGFAALPAFALVFAVLACPAAPAQEAAIPLWPDGAPGAGKRHGEPETVKEGVYFSNVHDPSLTVMRADPRHANGAAVIVVPGGGHRMLVFQNEGVAAAKNLNRIGVTAFVLKYRLAREEGSGYTIEGDAAADLRRAVRWVRTHAAGYGVDPARIGAMGFSAGGELVSLVADNPPPPGFVPRDAVDSASARPDFQVLVYPGPLGVPAGAAGQAPPAFLVAGSRDACCMPPTLALYQQLVAAGVSAELHLYADTDHAFNVGQRGERVSLQHWPDRLSDWLADGGWLVARDGRPGRPPEGVPAP from the coding sequence TTCGCTGCCCTGCCCGCCTTTGCGCTGGTCTTCGCCGTTCTTGCCTGTCCTGCCGCGCCCGCCCAGGAAGCCGCCATCCCGTTGTGGCCCGACGGCGCGCCCGGCGCCGGGAAGCGGCACGGCGAACCGGAAACCGTGAAGGAAGGCGTCTACTTCAGCAACGTGCATGACCCGTCGTTGACCGTCATGCGCGCCGACCCGCGCCATGCGAACGGCGCGGCGGTCATCGTGGTGCCGGGCGGCGGCCACCGGATGCTGGTGTTCCAGAACGAAGGCGTGGCCGCCGCGAAGAACCTGAACCGTATCGGCGTGACGGCTTTCGTGCTGAAGTACCGGCTGGCGCGCGAGGAGGGTTCCGGCTACACGATCGAGGGCGATGCCGCCGCCGACCTGCGCCGCGCCGTGCGATGGGTGCGCACCCACGCCGCGGGATACGGCGTCGATCCGGCGCGCATCGGCGCGATGGGGTTCTCGGCGGGCGGCGAGCTGGTGTCGCTGGTGGCGGACAACCCGCCACCGCCGGGGTTCGTGCCACGCGATGCGGTGGACAGCGCCAGCGCGCGGCCCGATTTCCAGGTGCTGGTCTATCCCGGCCCGCTCGGCGTGCCGGCCGGCGCCGCCGGGCAGGCGCCGCCGGCATTCCTGGTGGCCGGCTCGCGCGACGCCTGCTGCATGCCGCCGACTCTCGCGCTGTACCAGCAACTGGTGGCGGCCGGGGTCTCCGCCGAGCTGCACCTGTACGCCGATACGGATCACGCATTCAACGTGGGCCAGCGCGGCGAGCGCGTCTCGCTGCAGCACTGGCCCGACCGGCTGTCGGACTGGCTGGCCGATGGCGGCTGGCTGGTCGCGCGGGACGGCCGGCCGGGCCGCCCGCCCGAAGGCGTACCCGCCCCCTGA
- a CDS encoding FAD-linked oxidase C-terminal domain-containing protein, translating to MNAPDHDIASTAARRSATVAALHAVLPPHCILSGEEDTRPYECDGLTAYRQLPLAVALPENEAQVAAVLRACGTLRVPIVPRGAGTGLSGGATPVAEGIVLSTARLNRIVAVDATARTATVQPGVRNAAISEAAAGHGLYYAPDPSSQIACTIGGNIAENSGGVHCLKYGLTLHNVLRVRMVDADGHIVELGSCAPDAAGLDLLAVFIGSEGMLGVVTEATVKLVPKPPQARVIMASFDSVVQGADAVASVISAGIIPAGLEMMDRTSVRMVEPFVRAGYDTEAAAILLCESDGLPEEVDDEIARMGAVLARSGATAIAVSRDEAERLRFWSGRKNAFPAAGRISPDYYCMDGTIPRRRLAGVLTGIDALALEYGLRCANVFHAGDGNLHPLILFDANVPGEFARAERFGEAILALCVAAGGTVTGEHGVGVEKLDAMCGQFTVEEIAAFIAVKQAFDPARQLNPDKAIPTLDRCAQYGRRKVDAGLFQFARAPSACYAQEQERS from the coding sequence ATGAACGCACCCGATCACGATATTGCCTCGACCGCGGCGCGCCGGAGCGCCACGGTCGCCGCCTTGCACGCCGTGCTGCCGCCGCACTGCATCCTGTCCGGCGAAGAAGATACCCGTCCCTACGAATGCGACGGCCTGACCGCCTACCGCCAGTTGCCGCTGGCGGTGGCCCTGCCGGAAAACGAGGCGCAGGTGGCGGCCGTGCTGCGGGCATGCGGCACGTTGCGGGTGCCCATCGTGCCGCGCGGCGCGGGAACCGGCCTGTCGGGCGGGGCCACGCCCGTTGCCGAAGGCATCGTGCTGTCCACCGCCAGGTTGAACCGCATCGTCGCCGTCGATGCGACCGCGCGGACGGCGACCGTGCAGCCGGGCGTGCGCAACGCGGCCATTTCCGAGGCCGCCGCCGGCCATGGCCTGTACTACGCGCCCGATCCCTCGTCGCAGATCGCCTGCACCATCGGCGGCAATATCGCCGAGAATTCCGGCGGCGTGCACTGCCTGAAGTATGGGCTCACCCTGCACAATGTGCTGCGCGTGCGCATGGTCGACGCCGATGGCCACATCGTGGAGCTGGGCAGCTGCGCGCCCGATGCGGCCGGGCTCGACCTGCTGGCCGTGTTCATCGGCTCGGAAGGCATGCTGGGCGTGGTCACCGAGGCAACCGTGAAGCTGGTGCCGAAGCCGCCGCAGGCACGCGTCATCATGGCTTCGTTCGACAGCGTGGTGCAGGGCGCCGACGCGGTGGCCAGCGTGATCTCCGCCGGCATCATCCCGGCCGGGCTGGAAATGATGGACCGCACCAGCGTGCGCATGGTCGAGCCTTTCGTGCGGGCCGGCTACGATACCGAGGCCGCCGCCATCCTGCTGTGCGAATCGGATGGCCTGCCGGAAGAAGTCGATGACGAGATCGCGCGCATGGGCGCGGTGCTGGCGCGCTCGGGCGCGACCGCCATTGCCGTGTCGCGCGACGAAGCGGAGCGCCTGCGCTTCTGGTCGGGCCGCAAGAACGCGTTTCCCGCCGCTGGCCGCATCTCGCCCGACTATTACTGCATGGACGGCACCATTCCGCGCCGCAGGCTGGCCGGGGTGCTGACCGGAATCGATGCGCTCGCGCTCGAATACGGGCTGCGCTGCGCCAACGTGTTCCATGCCGGCGACGGCAACCTGCATCCGTTGATCCTGTTCGATGCCAACGTGCCTGGCGAATTCGCCCGCGCGGAGCGCTTCGGCGAAGCGATCCTGGCGCTGTGCGTGGCGGCCGGCGGCACCGTCACGGGCGAGCACGGCGTGGGTGTCGAGAAGCTCGATGCGATGTGCGGGCAATTCACCGTGGAGGAGATCGCCGCGTTCATCGCCGTCAAGCAGGCGTTCGACCCGGCACGGCAGCTCAATCCGGACAAGGCCATTCCCACGCTGGACCGCTGCGCGCAGTACGGCAGGCGCAAGGTGGATGCCGGGTTGTTCCAGTTCGCCCGGGCGCCATCGGCATGCTACGCACAGGAGCAGGAAAGGAGTTAG